A window of the Azospirillum formosense genome harbors these coding sequences:
- a CDS encoding N-acetylmuramoyl-L-alanine amidase, translating into MERRRLLQLALTVPLAGAGALLLPHAAGAQTKARPAARPRMVVLDPGHGGIDPGAIGSRGTREKDVTLHIAQEVGRLLSRQHRLGVTLTRDGDRFLALGERVEAARAARADLFVSIHADSAPNREARGLSAYTLSEKSSDSFAAALAHKENAVDRLGGVDVKDAKKAVKEILLDLTARHTKHAALVARHAIVKGAGKDMLLLDNPMRSANFAVLKAPDVPSVLLETGFLSNPKDEAILRDPKARQRIARVLAREIAGLVTRAPFA; encoded by the coding sequence ATGGAACGCAGACGTCTTCTCCAGCTGGCGCTGACCGTCCCCCTCGCCGGGGCCGGCGCCTTGCTGCTCCCGCACGCCGCGGGCGCCCAGACCAAGGCCCGCCCGGCGGCGCGCCCGCGCATGGTGGTGCTCGATCCCGGCCACGGCGGCATTGACCCGGGGGCCATCGGCTCCCGCGGCACCCGGGAAAAGGACGTCACCCTGCACATCGCGCAGGAGGTCGGGCGCCTCCTGTCGCGGCAGCACAGGCTGGGGGTGACGCTGACCCGCGACGGCGACCGTTTCCTGGCGCTGGGCGAGCGGGTGGAGGCGGCGCGCGCGGCGCGCGCCGACCTGTTCGTGTCCATCCACGCCGACAGCGCGCCCAACCGCGAGGCGCGGGGCCTCTCCGCCTACACCCTGTCCGAGAAGAGCTCCGACTCCTTCGCGGCGGCGCTGGCGCACAAGGAGAACGCGGTGGACCGGCTGGGCGGCGTCGACGTCAAGGACGCCAAGAAGGCCGTGAAGGAGATCCTGCTGGACCTGACGGCGCGCCACACCAAGCACGCGGCGCTGGTGGCCCGGCACGCGATCGTGAAGGGGGCGGGGAAGGACATGCTGCTGCTGGACAACCCGATGCGTTCGGCCAACTTCGCGGTGCTCAAGGCGCCGGACGTTCCGTCCGTCCTTCTGGAAACCGGCTTCCTGTCGAATCCGAAGGATGAGGCGATCCTGCGCGACCCCAAGGCGCGGCAAAGGATCGCCCGCGTTCTCGCGCGCGAAATCGCCGGGCTGGTGACGCGCGCGCCCTTCGCCTAG
- a CDS encoding BON domain-containing protein, which translates to MSGFGRLWALVGMAAVAGLASGCAPVVLGAAGGTAVVAASEHRGLSGFASDTEIKARINHLWFQHSLEMHSRIGLTVDQGRVLLTGRATDAQMRLDAVRLCWQVEGVKEVINEIQVDTDSGIMDSARDTWITTQLRTKLTFDSQIHSQNFSIDTVNGVVYLMGLATHQGELDRVIEHARTLPNVQRVVNYARVL; encoded by the coding sequence GTGTCGGGGTTTGGCCGCCTTTGGGCGCTGGTCGGGATGGCCGCTGTGGCGGGCCTTGCGTCTGGCTGCGCGCCCGTCGTGCTGGGCGCCGCCGGTGGCACCGCCGTCGTCGCGGCCAGCGAGCACCGCGGGCTGTCCGGCTTCGCCTCGGACACCGAGATCAAGGCCCGCATCAACCATCTGTGGTTCCAGCACTCGCTTGAGATGCACAGCCGCATCGGGCTGACGGTCGACCAGGGGCGCGTGCTGCTGACCGGCCGCGCCACCGACGCCCAGATGCGCCTCGACGCCGTGCGCCTGTGCTGGCAGGTGGAGGGCGTCAAGGAAGTCATCAACGAGATCCAGGTGGACACCGACTCGGGCATCATGGACAGCGCCCGCGACACCTGGATCACCACCCAGCTGCGCACGAAGCTCACCTTCGATTCGCAAATTCATAGCCAGAATTTCAGCATCGATACCGTCAACGGCGTCGTCTATCTCATGGGTCTGGCCACCCACCAGGGCGAGCTCGACCGCGTGATCGAGCACGCCCGCACGCTGCCGAACGTCCAGCGTGTCGTCAACTACGCCCGCGTCCTCTAG